The Candidatus Omnitrophota bacterium DNA segment TAATTTAATCGCTATAGTATAGATTGCAAATCCTTCATAAAATTGTTGAGCAGCATGCGAATATCACGCGATAAGAAAATCGATATTACTTTTCATCGAACAAATAAGCCATCAGCGTCTCGCATTCGCCGTAATGAGGAATAATCAGATCGGCGCCGGCTTGAATCAGACGGTTTCGCTTCCAATCGTCGATATGAACTTTGCCCACTTCGTCCGATGCTACGCCGACGGCGATGCCCCCGACTTCTTTGGTATTCTCGATTTCCACGAAACCATCGCCGAACGTCAACAACTCGGCGCCGCATAGACGATTGTCGGTCAGAATTTTTTGGATAATCATTTTTTTGGAAAAACTCTTGTAATCGTCCTGGGCGCCGTAAATGTATGGAGCGAAATAGGAGGTTACTTTAATGGCTTCCGACTCGTCCACGACGTACTCGTGATCGGTGCCGCTGGCCAGGTACATGGTCACGCCCCGCTTTTTGAGCGCCTCCAACAATTCGTAAGAGCCGGGCACGACGAAATCATCCGGCTTCAACTCGCCCGATTTCAGCCCCTTAACCCGATATTCGATCCTCTCCCAAAGGCGGTCGAGATACATGCGCTTGTATACCAACGGCTCCTTGGCCGTCCCGCCTCGTTTTTCCGCCTCTTCTTTCAGTTGAATCATTTGATAGATGGTCTGTTTTCCCGTAAGCCGGGTTACGAAATCCCTAACAACATGGAAAAGTTCTTCTTCGCTTTCCGAAGTTCCAGTTTCCTGGAGAATTTCCACGCCCATAGGAATCATGACGTTCTGCCAGCCTTCTCGAACCAGCGAAAGCGTCCCGTCGAAATCGAAAACGGCGTGCTTGATTTTTCCCCTCGTAATGTTTTCATTAATAACTTCAATATGAGTTCCCGGTAAGAAGACGGGGGCTTGAGTAGTGAGCGGCATGTTCAATTTTTCACCATGAATAAAATAAGATGGATTCCGAACCAATCGGTTTTTTTAAATCGTTGCTTATTATCCTCTTAGGATGCCCTTGTTATGGGGAAAGAGCCAATGCGGTTTCCATTGACCTAAGACGATCGAAAAGAGATAATAATTGTATCATGCGCGTTTTCGCCGTAAAAGAGCTTGAAGACGCCGCCTATGGAAGGAATGCCTTCCCTTTCGTCTCATTCGAAGCGTACTATTCGCGTAAATGCGTTATCGTCCCTAGATCTCTACATCGAAAAAGGCTGCTGGCGCCCGTACTATGCTTATCTTTTCCCGCACTGCGATTATTGCCATATTCTCCTTAAAAACAATTCATCCAAGACAAAGGACTATTTTATAATGAGCCGAATCCTGTTTCCCGCAACCATCGTCGATTCTCACAACGAAAGAACCAACGTTCAAAGAACGCGCCGGACGCCGGGCGTTTTGCTGCAAATGAGCGAATATCGCTTGGGGGAAAATATTTCGGACGCCGCGCTCGAAACCGGCGGCCAAGCCAGCCAGGAAATTCAAACCGCCGCCGATGTCTTGAGAACAGGCCTCGAATTTTTGAAGGATTTTTCTCCATCGCCTTGCGTACATTTGACCTATGATGCCGCAAAAAAACGCCAAAACGTCAAAACGGCATGGATGAAAGATCACAACGTTTTGGCGGATTGGCTGGAAGACGATCAAGAACCTTGTCTGCGGCTCGACGCCGAATGGCCTTCAAAAATCGGTTTGCAGGCGGAGAGGAATATCGGCGATCCAACGGCGCGTGGAGCCGCCGTCCTCGGCGCTTTTCTCCATCTATATTTCTTTTCCGCTATGGGCGGCGCCAACCAGCGGGAGATGCTCCATACGCTGCTGGATTTCGCTTCGCTTCTTCCCGAAGCGGATTTGGCCGAACTGCATAAAATTCTCCGCGGCAGGATGATCGACGCCAATAACGCCTTCAGCCTTTTCCTGACGATGGCCAACGATGAAAACCTCGCCCATGAACTCGAACAACTCGACCTGAAGCCCTTGCGCGGCCTGCGCACCGCCGTCCTTTTCGAAGCGGGAAACCGCCTGGAATTCGATCTCTTCAAATTCCGCCGCGCGGGAGGAAAAGGAAAGTTCGAACTTGCCGCCTGCCTGCAAAAGATCGCGGGAAGACAAGAAGGCGCCGTAGTGTTGGAGGAAGAAGCGAAAATCCTCCTGGAGCGCATCGAAGCTTACGTCCATGAAGGAGAAAAAGCCGCTCCGGAAGCTGCCGCTTCTCTTTTGGAAAAAACCTTGAAATGGCGCGATTGGAGCGCATCCTGGCTGCTCGGCCAATTGCGGCTGGATATGCCTTACGATCAATCGCGGGTGGCGAGATTACTATCCGAGCCGATCGAAGACATCGACGAAAAACGCGCCCTTATCAACGAAGCCGTCAGTTCGACCTACGATTTCGAACTGGAGGGAAAGAACATCCTCCGTCTGACGCGCTGGGCGCGCGACAATCATATGCGGCTCGTCGCCGGGCGTCTCAGCCGCGCTTTCGGAAATCAGGCTCACTTGCTATCCGTCTCCAAAATTCTGGCGGATAAAGCGGGCTTATTGCCCCACGCCCGCCGCCTCTATGAAGCAGGCATGGAAGCGCCAGACCTGCAAACCCAAGCCTCCCGCCTGCTGCATTTGATCCAGCAGCGCAAACCCACGCCTTACGCCCAAACCGTGGGCGCGCTCAATCAATTCGAAGAGGCGCTCTTCTCCTATCAATCCAAAGAATTCAAGAAAATGCTGCAAGAGAAGGACGACGCATCCCGCCGCATCGTCGGACGCCCTGGTGCCGAAGCCTGCGGCGAGGTTCTCGACGCCATCCAGGAACGAATCCGTTCGATTTACCGCCTGGCCGCCGCTTTCCGCGGCCAGTTGGAACAAACCCGCAAAGATCCGGCCTCCTACATCGTCTATCTGCAACGCCTGCATCCCGCCGAAACCGTTAACCTGGCCAATGCCAACCTCCTGCGCGACGTGCACCCGGGCAAAGAGGACGATCTGCGCGATCTCACCCGCCAAGGCGGACATTTCACCTATTCCAGCCAAGGTTTAGGCCGCATCCGCCAGGATGGCTCCGATACTGCGGAGGATACGCATTGGATCATTCAGGTTGACGATTGGATCGAAGCCATCCCGCTTTTCATCCACGAGCGCGTCGTTCATCGCACGGTGAAGATCGGATCGGAAGAAACGAAGATCGAAGTGATCGAAACTGAAGTCGATCAGGACGCCATGGAAGTCTTTTTCCGTCTTCACGCCGAATTCTGGGCGCGCAATATCGATGCCGTCATGGATTCCGAACACGCCGGATGCGCCCGCCGGATGCTGGCGCGCCGCGATGAAAAATTAACGCAAATCGCCCAAGACTATCGCCTCGCCCATCCCGACAAATCGGAAGACGACGCCGCAACCTGCGCGATACTGCAATCGCTCGATCTTCACGAAGGCGCCGCCGCCCTCGCCGCCTTGATCGCCGCCGCCTACCGCGAAGGCATTGAGGCCGTCAACGCGCTTGTCGAGCGAGAGGACATTCCCCGCATCGAAGCTTTGGAGCGAACTATACTGGAAAAAACCGATTCTAAAGCCGCCGCCAAGATACAAGCCCTTCTCAAAAAGAAATCCGCCGCCGAAATCGCCCGCGCCAGCCTCGCCGAAATCAAAGCGAGCAAGAACGGTCTGGCGGCGGAAGCGGCGCGGCTGCAATCTCTAATCGATCGTCCTACGCGCCGCGTATCCAGCCTCCATATCCTCACTACCGAATCGGCGGGCATGACGGAAGGCTACGTCCAATCGTGGATCGAAGAAGAAATGGCCCTCTTCAACGTCATTCGCCGCGAGGGACTGGAATCGGAAGTCAAGGAAAGCATGGATCAATACCGGACGCGCATCCTCAGCATCGGCAAAAAAGTCATCGGCGAATTTGGCATGGGCGTCGTAATCGAAGAGGTGATGGCGCAACAGCGTCTGCCTGAACCCGCCGCCGTCCTTACCGTGTTGATGTCGTTCCGCCCGGTTATGGAAGAAGCGGCGAAACTGGCCGTCCTCATCGAACAGGACGAACGTCAAGGAAACCGTAAAGTAAAATTCGACAACGCCGCCGATCCCCAAAGCGTTGACGAGTATATAGAAAAGCATCGATCCAAATTAACGAATATCGCCGTGCAAAAAGTCGCGGCCAACAACGGCAAAGCCTTCGACAAGCGCGTTTCGCAGATGAAGGCCGAAAAACCGAAACTCAGCCTTTACGATTTGCAGAAGCGCGTCATCGAAGCGGAAGCGGATTATCGCGAAGAGATGGAAGCCATTATTCGCTTCGAAGCCCGCAGCCGCATTCTCGACGAACTCGACGCCCGATTCCCCGAACAGCATCTTCGCGATCAGGCGAGAACCTATATCCGCACCCATACCAATCTCTCTAAATCTACGGCGAGAAAAGAAGTCGTCGCCAAACATAAATTCCATGCTCTCGCCATGCACCCCCTGAATTACTACCAGGCGGCCGGCGGCAACAAACGCTATAACCTGCTCTACACGCCCAGCCGCGTCAACCTGGGCGAACGGGAGCGCGATTCCGTCGTCAAATGGCGGCAATGGGTTGGCGGCGCCGACCGTTGGGCCGCCTTGGCGGGTTTCGAATTCTACAACCTCATCAACGAAGGCGGCGTGGAAGAACGCCCTGCTCTCGCCTATGCCGAAATTCAAAAAACCTCGGAAAACGCCCTTTGCGTCACCCATTTCGCTGGATCCAACGCTCTTGCGCTTTTGTGCATGGCCGTGCTCGAAGGCGACGCGGAAGACATGGCCGACCAGATGAACCTGCGCCAAGACCGCCTGATCCCCCCCGCGGGCGAAGGCTATGGCGGTTACTGCGTTCCTAAAGACGGCCTCTTCCTCGCCTTCGTCCTTTCGCTGCGCAACGAAGTGAAACTGCGCCAGATGGGCATCCCGGAGCGCTTCCACAGCGGCATCATGAAGATGGCCAAAGAAACGCTGCTGCGCCAGAACGATTTCGAATCCCATTTCGAATGGCAGCGATGGGCGGCGAACAAATTATTGAAATATTCGGAACTAAAAAAGTATTTCGATTTCAAAGACGATCTTCTTGTCTTTCACATCGCCAAAATCGCCCGCGCCATCGAAAACCTCGGCCAGCCCTGGCATGAAACCACCGAAGGCTCGAAACTGGTCGCCAATCTCGCCGCCCAATGGGGCGTGGACAAAATGATTATCAGGGCGGAGCAAGTTAACCGCTTCATGGTTTTCTATAAAGCCTGGTTGATTTACGACGCCATTCGCGAAGCCAAAGCGGAAAATCCCAACTGTCCGGCGGAAGACGAAGCCGTCATCGCCCTGACGGCGGAATACAAGCCCGTACAGGACATACGCTATTCCACGGGAATGCGCTTGTTCGAAATACTCGCCCAGACCGGCGAACATCTCACGCACTCGCTGGATGAAGAAGGACAAAACCTGGCCTATTTAATGTTCCATGGCTTCGATCCCGATACGGATCATCCCGTCGGCCAACGGGCTTTGCGGCAACTCTATTCCTCGTTCCAACTTGGCGAAGCAAGCCAGGAGACGTTGAATCGGCTCAAAGAAGCCTTCCCGCCGCACAAAGCGCCGGGAGACATCGTCATGACCTCGGTCACTATGTCCTCCACGCAAGACATGCTCTATTACTCCAGCGATGCGAAATTAGATGAAATCGCCAACCAGGCGCAAGTCATTCTCGGCGACTACGGCCTGACGGAAGAACAGATTCGCGCCAACGCTTCCGTCTACGGCGGCCGCTTGCGCCGCTGGGGAGGCGTCAAGCCATTGCCTCCCAAAGAACAAGACGAACTCGCCGCCGCTCTCGGCGGTAAAATCCATGCGCTGGTCTTGAAGATGCGCGGACCAGGACGCGATTACGAGCGCGATATTCAAGGCATTGACGTTCTCAATACCGGCATTCCCTTTCCTGAACTTCTCGCCTTGCTCGACGACATGCCGAAAGTCGTCTCCCTGATGCGCAACGGCAATCCCTACAGTTCGCTAGCCATCGCCGACGGCGCCGCCGGACGCGCCCGCCGCGCGCTAACCTACCTCGATGTTCAACTCTTCTTCGCCGCTTGCGAAAAGATCGGACGCCAGGGCGTCTACCGCGCCATTGGTTTGGGCAAACGCAACATCGACCGCCTGCGCGCCGAGATGCGCCGCAAGCGCGAACGCGCTCTCCGCTTGTATGAGGCCGTCGCCGCCGTCATCAAAGCGAAGGATGACAAGTCCAGAGAGAAAACTGCCGCATCCGCCCTCGAACTCTACCGAAAGTTGCGCGATGAGGTCGCCGCCGCCGACGAGGCGGGCAAGGCGCTTCGCGAAGAAGAGAAGATGAAGCGTTATAAAAAATGGAAGAATCGCGATTACTATATCAGCCAGGCGCTCGCCAAGATCGGCGCCGGGCTATCGCTTTCCCAAGCGGATTTCGGCGTCTGGACGGCGGGCGTCGGCGGCCTCTTCGCCCTTTGCGGCGAATCCGAAGCGGCGATTAGCTCCATGCGGGAAACCTGGACGCAGGCCGTGCAAATTCTAGCCGCTTTCGACGCCGCCGCCGAACATGTCCACTCTTTCTCTTCGGAAGAACAGAACGATTTGATGAAATGCGCCGTTCGTCCCGAGTACGTCCCGGAAACGCAGCGCTTCGCCCAGCAGATGCTGGTGGAATCATCCAGCAAGGCGGTGGAAATCGCCGCTCGCGAGGCGCTGGAAAGGCGCAAGGCGCTCAAAGTCCGCGCCGAACGCGCCCGTGCTTTCAACGACCGTGAGGACGGCTTCCGCGAAGCCTTCAAAGACGGCGCCGCTCTCTCTTTTGAAGTCTCTTGGCAGGAAGGGCAAAAATGCCTCGCCGCCATCCGCAAGGATTTGGACGCGCTGATTGCATTGAATGAAGACGGTCCTCAACGCAAAAAACTGCAATCTCAAATCAACCGCTCCTTCGGCCAGGTCATTGGCCATACGCGCTCCAGCATCGCCGATCTGGTCGCAACCATCATGCCGGAAGCGGATGAAGAACAACGCTCCATGAAGCGTCGCATACTCGACGACCTGGCGATTCTCTATACCGGACGCGAGATTATTTTTGAAGATTTAAAGCGGCTTGCGGGCGGCTACGAAGATATCGGCGGCTTCGCCCGCCTGGCGGAAGCGGCCAATGGCGATCGCGCGATCCTCGATAAAATCGCCAAAGCCATCGAACTCTTCTACATTACCTTCGCCCTGGCTCAAACGCTGGAAAGCGCCCTCGCGCTTCCCGAAGAAGTGGATACAGGCCTCTTTTGGAAAAACATCACCGACTTCTTCGCGGAAACCATCAACGATCACTGGTACGAATATTGGCCTTGGGCCTACTCCCGCGGCGTCGGCTTTCTCGCTATTCCTCGCGAAGATCGCTTCGCCTTGGCCGTCGAACGGCATGCATGGCTATACGATTATATCCGCCTCTTGTTCGTCCATCGTACGGAATTGAGCCAATGGAACGCGGACGACCGCGACGCCTTGCTTGGCGATTTCACCTCGGGCAAATGCTTGACGGGCATCGGCGCCGGAGCTCCCAACGAAATGGAATTGCGTTGGCGCGCTTACAACCAACTGCGCGAGCTGGCGTTCCTCAAAGGCGATGGCTTCCTCATGCCTTTAGTCTTCCACGAATTCGATCCCGCCATCATCGAAGCCGACAAGCGCGTCAACGTCGTCTTTCTCTTCCCCGCCGGACGCACCCACGTTTCGCGGGCGCTGCGCGAGGGGCCTTCGCTTAACGCGGAATTGCAGGAGAAAAAACATCCGGGAACCAATTTCCTCATCACCCGCAACGGCGAATTCGCCGATGTGGAAGCAGCGAAGCGCAAGGCGCTGCTGATCGAAGACGCGCATCTCTACATCAGCGAAAAGGAATTCGCGGAAGCGTTGACAATTCATAAAGGCTTAAAGAAGGATGAAATCAAACAACAAATTCAAGCCGCGAAAGAGGAAGGCCGCCTATCTCCGAAAGGTATCCGCGTCGCGGTTCGCTTCGGCAAGGACGGACAACCGGCGCCCGTCGTCGTCGGTGCGTTGATTCCTTTCCACGGCCATCCCGTCTATATCGGCGGACAATCGGAAGCGGAAGGAATGCCCGCCACCATCCAATCCCGCGTCTACACCGACGTTACTTACGACAAATCCCTCTATCCACAAATCTTCATCGAAGGAACCGGCGTGGAATTGCCGCCGGAAATCGATTGGATGAAGGAATGGAATCTGGTATTATCGAACAAAGAAATCCTCGAACGCATTGCCGAAGGCTTGCCCTCGGCGAACTACGCCGGTCTGCGCGCCTTCGCCAAACAGCATCCCATCATTCTCATCAAGGGAGCGGCGGAATCCGGCGCCCGCAACCTGAAAGTTTTCGAAGTGCAGGACGACCGCACGCGCATCAAGGAAGACGAACTGCGCGCCGCCGCCCAATTCGTCGCCGACGTCTCCCGCTCGCAAAACGCCGTTATCCAGGCGGCGGTCTTCGCTTCGCCGGAACTGTGGGCTTCGCCGGAACTGATGGAAAGTTTCGTCGACCGCCAAATTTTGGAATGGAACACGCCCGTCAATCGCGACTCATATCCCCGCTCCCAGATTTACGGCAGCATGAGAATCGTGGCTTCTTCCTCCCATCCCGGCAAGAAATACGACACGGCTTTCGCCATCTCTCTCATTAGCTTGCAAGTCGCCACAAACGTAGGGCGGGGAGGAACGCTGGAAGCGCTGCGCGAAGAGGATATCCAGCCCCAATTCCGCAAACAGATCATGAAAGGCCTGCACGCCGAAGGCCCCAAGGTCATGAAGGCCATGACGGAATTCGTGAAGAGATATGGGCCGGAATGGGAAAAGAAAAACAACGCCAAGATCGGCGATGACCTGCGCGGCGTCTCCTACGGCTGGGCCAATTACCTGATGAGCGACTACGTCATCTTCCCTGTCTACAAGCGCAATGGCCGCTTGGTGGACATTCTTCCCCGCATCGACGAGAATGGCCGCCGCATCGGTTCCATTCCCATCCTGCAAGACGAAGAAGGCCGCTTCGAGGGCGAGATCGCCGATTGGAAATTCATCCACCTCGAACCCAACGTCGGCATCGGCCTTTGGGACCGCTTCAATCTGCGCGAGGAAGTGCGCGAACTGCGCGCCAGCCAAAAAGAGAAGCGTCCCTTCGATTGGAACAACATCGGCGTCAGCGACCGCATCGTTATGCGCAACTACGTCTTAAGCGGCGAGGATTATTTAAAAGCCAATTTCGGCAAACAAGGCATCGACCGCCAGGCCGTCAATAACGCTGTCAAGAAATAATCCCTTCCCCTTTGGGATAGAGAAAGGGTGGGTCGAGCGAAGCGAGCCCCACACTAATCTCTAATTATTGGTCGCTATTCCCTGTTTTCTGAATTATTGTTTATCTTCGCGGATGCGTTCCATATAGGCCATCCCTATCCGTTTTTCTTTTTTCTCGTCGCCGATTTGTTTTTTCATTTCCCTTAAAATTTCCGGATCGAATGCAGGCTTGCCTTCTTTTTGCCGTTGCAGCCGTTCTCTGAATTGAGCGGTGATATTGAAGCCTCCTTCTTCGATGCTTTCTTGAATCGGTTTTGGAACGGAGATCGAATCGACTTCGTTTTTCTCCAACCATTGTTTTTGAATCCAGCTATGGAGAAAGCGATGGTTGAGATGAATGCCGTTTACCGGTTCGATTTCCTTCATGACTTCGGCGGCGGGACAATAATCCGAACCGGATATATGGATATAGGCGTATACGGCCATGAGAAGATCGAGTTCCTTTTCTTCGCATGTCTTGCACGAGACGTCCCGGTCGTCGATGGATTTCATTTTTTCGCAGATGATGCACCTTCTTGTTTGCATATCATCTCGCCTTTCCTCACGTCGAAAGCGCTTCAGGCTTCGGTTGGCCGCATGGTATCGAGCCATCTCCAACCGGCTGGATTGAATTAGCCCCAAATCTTTGGATGTACAAAGTTCGGATAATTATAAATAATACCAAAATCAAAAGAAA contains these protein-coding regions:
- a CDS encoding HAD hydrolase-like protein translates to MPLTTQAPVFLPGTHIEVINENITRGKIKHAVFDFDGTLSLVREGWQNVMIPMGVEILQETGTSESEEELFHVVRDFVTRLTGKQTIYQMIQLKEEAEKRGGTAKEPLVYKRMYLDRLWERIEYRVKGLKSGELKPDDFVVPGSYELLEALKKRGVTMYLASGTDHEYVVDESEAIKVTSYFAPYIYGAQDDYKSFSKKMIIQKILTDNRLCGAELLTFGDGFVEIENTKEVGGIAVGVASDEVGKVHIDDWKRNRLIQAGADLIIPHYGECETLMAYLFDEK